The following are encoded together in the Dyella terrae genome:
- a CDS encoding SMI1/KNR4 family protein, with protein MLPVDAVGKVFRSRSGEIFGALRPITGTAPKALSLTGGEVFAEDDCGNYFLRHTDQVVFWDHEDGQFTVIADTFEQFLGGLEPRPVAVLKRGQVKHAWIDPAFAESIPGRPKEE; from the coding sequence ATGCTTCCGGTCGATGCGGTAGGTAAGGTCTTTCGATCCAGGTCTGGGGAGATTTTCGGAGCGTTGCGGCCCATCACCGGAACGGCACCGAAGGCTTTGAGCCTAACGGGCGGCGAGGTGTTCGCCGAGGACGATTGCGGCAACTACTTTTTACGTCACACGGATCAGGTCGTGTTTTGGGACCATGAAGACGGCCAGTTCACAGTGATCGCCGACACGTTCGAGCAGTTCCTTGGCGGCTTGGAGCCTCGTCCGGTTGCAGTTCTAAAACGCGGTCAGGTTAAGCACGCGTGGATTGACCCTGCATTTGCAGAAAGCATCCCAGGGCGTCCGAAGGAAGAATAA
- a CDS encoding polymorphic toxin-type HINT domain-containing protein produces MASYGVVQPSRIGGGFIAGTLVWTDKGLIPIEQIKVGDRVLSGPDSTGSRVHRDVVRTIPLEERAVVSLRYQGTDNLSDHVLRTGGNHAFWVDGAGWTEAQRLMSGQRLQLANGRLIYVIDVGPVYRTASPNVGWEPEFHDHVCEGVQGDFTHGWRRIGGDGAYYSERKPAEAFSADPFLKVRVYDIEVEGFHGYHVGPTGVRVHDADSDSGK; encoded by the coding sequence ATGGCAAGCTATGGCGTAGTCCAACCCTCTCGTATCGGCGGAGGATTCATTGCTGGAACACTTGTGTGGACCGATAAGGGTCTCATTCCCATAGAGCAAATCAAGGTCGGTGATCGTGTGCTGTCAGGACCAGATTCCACTGGGAGTCGGGTTCACCGCGACGTTGTACGCACGATCCCTCTCGAAGAGCGGGCAGTCGTCAGCCTTCGTTATCAGGGCACTGACAATTTGAGCGACCATGTCTTACGCACCGGGGGCAACCATGCATTTTGGGTTGACGGGGCCGGCTGGACTGAAGCGCAACGACTTATGTCAGGGCAACGGCTGCAGTTGGCCAATGGCAGATTGATTTATGTGATTGATGTCGGCCCTGTTTATAGGACGGCCAGCCCGAATGTGGGCTGGGAGCCCGAATTCCACGATCACGTGTGCGAAGGCGTACAGGGAGACTTCACCCACGGCTGGAGACGCATCGGCGGTGACGGTGCTTACTACAGTGAGCGCAAACCGGCCGAGGCATTCTCGGCTGACCCTTTTCTTAAGGTTCGCGTCTACGACATCGAGGTAGAAGGTTTCCATGGCTACCACGTTGGGCCTACCGGAGTGCGAGTGCACGATGCGGACTCCGATAGTGGCAAGTGA
- a CDS encoding Imm32 family immunity protein gives MKLFGYEEGNGAQEKPMRLSEASILTNPAELRAIAKVLAELADEMESQGFGHVHLADRLTGLGDDVDLIVVKAN, from the coding sequence ATGAAGCTTTTTGGATACGAGGAAGGTAACGGAGCGCAGGAGAAGCCGATGCGTCTCTCGGAAGCTAGCATCCTGACCAATCCGGCTGAACTCAGGGCCATCGCCAAGGTGCTCGCCGAACTGGCGGATGAGATGGAGAGCCAAGGCTTCGGCCATGTGCATCTGGCCGACAGGCTCACGGGTTTAGGTGATGATGTCGACCTGATCGTGGTCAAGGCCAATTAG
- a CDS encoding IS1182 family transposase, translating to MKRFVEGVDRTQSVLFPERLDDYIDEDNPVRVVDVFVDELDLGELGFEGVTPAVTGRPGYHPATLLKIYIYGYLNRVPSSRRLEREAQRNLELIWLTGRCAPDFKTIADFRKDNGPAIRRVCSQFVLLCRRMKLFTEAVVAIDGSKFKAVNGRDRNLSEAKLKARQAQLDTSVARYLAELDRADREHGRLPEARVAHLTQKLATVREQMQRLGALGERMRQTPDQQLSLTDPDARSMATHGRGSGVVGYNVQVAVDTTHHLIVAHEVTNEGHDRDQLATMAGQARDAMGQDALTALADRGYYKGEEILACEQAGITPLVPQTQTSSSAAAGRFTKQDFRYHADIDSYRCPADNVATPRMSTVENGKKIHVYWPSACPTCPLRAKCTTSRYRRLRRWEHEAVLDTMQRRLDEHPDAMRVRRQTVEHTFGTLKAWMGYTHFLTRTLPRVATEMSLQVLAYNMKRLMKIIGVRPLMQAIMT from the coding sequence ATGAAGCGATTCGTCGAAGGGGTGGATCGAACGCAGAGCGTGCTGTTCCCCGAACGGCTGGACGACTACATCGACGAGGACAATCCCGTTCGCGTCGTTGACGTCTTTGTGGATGAGCTGGATCTCGGCGAGCTGGGTTTTGAAGGGGTCACGCCAGCCGTCACCGGCCGCCCCGGCTATCACCCGGCGACGCTGCTCAAGATCTATATCTACGGCTATCTCAACCGCGTCCCGTCCAGCCGCCGACTGGAGCGTGAGGCCCAGCGCAACCTGGAACTGATCTGGCTGACCGGCCGCTGTGCGCCCGACTTCAAGACCATCGCCGACTTTCGCAAGGACAACGGTCCGGCCATCCGCCGCGTATGCAGCCAGTTCGTGCTGTTATGTCGCCGGATGAAGCTGTTCACCGAGGCCGTGGTCGCGATCGACGGCAGCAAGTTCAAGGCGGTGAATGGACGGGACCGCAATCTCTCCGAGGCCAAGCTCAAGGCACGCCAGGCGCAACTGGACACCAGTGTGGCGCGCTATCTGGCGGAACTGGATCGTGCCGATCGCGAGCATGGCCGGCTACCGGAAGCACGCGTCGCGCACCTCACGCAAAAGCTTGCTACGGTGCGTGAGCAGATGCAGCGGCTCGGCGCCTTGGGTGAGCGCATGCGCCAAACACCCGATCAACAACTCTCTCTGACCGATCCCGATGCGCGCTCGATGGCCACGCACGGTCGTGGCTCAGGCGTCGTCGGCTACAACGTGCAGGTCGCTGTCGATACAACACACCATCTGATCGTGGCGCACGAGGTCACCAACGAAGGCCACGACCGCGATCAGCTGGCCACCATGGCCGGGCAGGCACGCGACGCGATGGGACAGGATGCCCTCACCGCGCTGGCCGATCGGGGCTACTACAAGGGCGAGGAAATCCTTGCTTGCGAACAAGCAGGCATCACGCCACTCGTACCCCAAACCCAAACGTCCTCCAGCGCCGCCGCCGGTCGATTTACTAAGCAGGACTTCCGCTACCACGCCGACATCGATAGCTATCGCTGTCCCGCCGACAACGTGGCTACGCCTCGTATGAGCACGGTCGAGAACGGCAAGAAGATCCACGTCTACTGGCCGTCGGCATGTCCGACCTGCCCGCTGCGTGCCAAATGCACCACCAGTCGTTATCGACGTCTTCGACGGTGGGAACACGAAGCCGTGCTGGACACGATGCAGCGGCGGCTGGACGAACACCCCGACGCGATGCGCGTACGACGACAGACCGTCGAACACACCTTCGGCACCCTCAAGGCGTGGATGGGCTACACCCACTTCCTCACGCGAACATTGCCGCGTGTGGCAACGGAAATGAGTTTGCAGGTGCTGGCCTACAACATGAAGCGGTTGATGAAGATCATCGGCGTGAGGCCGTTGATGCAGGCCATCATGACCTGA